In one Conger conger chromosome 5, fConCon1.1, whole genome shotgun sequence genomic region, the following are encoded:
- the LOC133129554 gene encoding trace amine-associated receptor 1-like, translating to MNFSEPAMTEDLYFCYESVNKSCPKVIYPTMIRVLLHIFFMVIIVITLCGNLLVIISIAHFKQLQTPTNYLILSLAVTDFLMGGFIMPPYMVRIIESCWYFGDVFCKIHMSTDGILYIASMLNLSLISVDRYYAVCQPLHYRTKITTCATVIMILVSWSVSAFVGFALVFLELNILGSEDFYYENVACVGGCVLFQAETASSITCILTFYMPGFVMLVMYQKIFHVAQKQARSIHSIGCNNVQSENRTSSSNKERKATKTLAIVMGVFLSCCIPFFICNLINPYINYSIPPVLLETVFCITYLNSTCNPIIYGFYYSWFRKAFKMIIFGKIFHADSSRANLFTE from the coding sequence ATGAATTTCAGTGAACCTGCAATGACTGAAGATTTATACTTCTGTTATGAGTCTGTGAATAAGTCTTGCCCGAAGGTCATCTATCCAACAATGATACGGGTTCTGCTGCATATTTTCTTTATGGTCATTATTGTTATAACTTTGTGTGGAAATCTCCTTGTCATCATTTCCATTGCTCACTTCAAACAGCTGCAAACTCCTACCAACtacctcatcctctctctgGCAGTGACTGACTTCCTTATGGGAGGCTTCATCATGCCTCCTTATATGGTGCGAATTATTGAATCATGCTGGTATTTTGGAGATGTGTTCTGCAAAATCCACATGAGTACAGATGGAATACTGTACATTGCATCAATGCTAAATCTTTCTTTAATTTCCGTTGATCGATATTATGCAGTTTGTCAGCCCCTCCACTACCGGACCAAGATCACCACTTGTGCCACAGTGATCATGATCCTGGTCAGTTGGAGTGTGTCTGCCTTTGTTGGGTTTGCGTTGGTATTTCTGGAGCTGAACATATTGGGCAGTGAAGatttttattatgaaaatgttgCTTGTGTTGGAGGCTGTGTTCTCTTTCAGGCTGAAACAGCAAGTTCAATAACGTGCATTCTCACTTTTTATATGCCTGGGTTCGTTATGTTGGTCATGTATCAGAAAATCTTCCATGTTGCACAGAAGCAAGCCCGGTCTATTCACAGCATTGGCTGTAACAATGTGCAATCTGAAAACAGAACATCATCTAGTAACAAGGAGCGAAAGGCTACAAAGACCCTGGCAATTGTTATGGGGGTATTCTTGTCATGCTGTATACCCTTTTTTATATGTAACCTAATTAATCCATACATTAATTATTCCATTCCACCTGTATTATTGGAAACAGTTTTCTGTATTACCTATTTAAATTCAACATGTAATCCTATTATTTACGGTTTCTACTATAGTTGGTTTAGAAAAGCattcaaaatgattatttttggtAAAATATTTCATGCTGATTCCTCAAGAGCAAATTTGTTCAcagagtga
- the LOC133127964 gene encoding trace amine-associated receptor 1-like, with protein MNFSEPEMTEDLYFCYESVNKSCPKIIYPTMIRILLHIFFVVIIIITLCGNLLVIISIAHFKQLHTPTNYLILSLAVTDFLMGGFIMPPYMVRIIESCWYFGDMFCKFHLSVDGMLYTASMLNLSFISIDRYYAVCQPLHYRTKITTNATVIMILISWSVCAFGAFLELNILGSEDFYEENVACVGSCVVFQAETASAISCIICFYIPGFIMLVMYQKIFRVAQKQAQSIHSIACKNAQSENSTSSSNKERKATKTLAIVMGLFLSCCTPFYMCTIINPFINYYIPPVLLETLFCITYLNSTCNPIIYAFYYSWFRKAFRMFIFGKIFQANSSRANL; from the coding sequence ATGAACTTCAGTGAACCTGAAATGACTGAAGATTTATACTTCTGTTATGAGTCTGTGAATAAGTCTTGCCCGAAGATCATCTATCCAACAATGATACGGATTCTGCTGCATATTTTCTTTgtagtcattattattataactttGTGTGGAAACCTCCTTGTCATCATTTCCATTGCTCACTTCAAACAGCTGCACACCCCAACCAACtacctcatcctctctctgGCAGTGACTGACTTCCTCATGGGAGGCTTCATCATGCCTCCTTATATGGTGCGAATTATTGAATCATGCTGGTATTTTGGAGATATGTTCTGCAAATTCCACTTGAGTGTAGATGGCATGCTGTACACTGCATCAATGCTAaatctttctttcatttccatTGATCGATATTATGCAGTTTGTCAGCCCCTCCACTACCGGACCAAGATCACCACTAATGCCACAGTGATCATGATCCTGATcagttggagtgtgtgtgcctttggTGCGTTTCTGGAGCTGAACATATTGGGCAGTGAAGAtttttatgaagaaaatgttGCTTGTGTTGGAAGTTGTGTTGTTTTTCAGGCTGAAACAGCAAGTGCAATATCTTGCATTATCTGTTTTTATATACCTGGGTTCATTATGTTGGTCATGTATCAAAAAATCTTCCGTGTTGCACAGAAGCAAGCCCAGTCTATTCACAGCATTGCCTGTAAgaatgcgcaatctgaaaacAGCACATCATCTAGCAACAAGGAGCGAAAGGCTACAAAGACCCTGGCAATTGTTATGGGGCTATTCTTGTCATGCTGTACACCCTTTTATATGTGTACCATAATTAAtccattcattaattattaCATTCCACCTGTTTTACTTGAGACACTGTTCTGTATTACCTATTTAAATTCAACATGTAATCCTATTATTTATGCTTTCTACTATAGTTGGTTTAGGAAAGCATtcagaatgtttatttttggtaaGATATTTCAAGCCAATTCCTCAAGAGCAAATTTGTAA